Genomic segment of Arctopsyche grandis isolate Sample6627 chromosome 11, ASM5162203v2, whole genome shotgun sequence:
TCACTGTAACTTCGTCTCCTATTTTGAGTGGGGACGTAATGTTGAAAACAACTTGTCGTGGTATTAGAGATGGCTCTATATCTGTAGCGAGCACCGACGCCAACATGGCCACAATTAAAAATGACACACGCACCATTTCTGcctaaaaaaatatgcacatgTATTTATGgtaaaaggtttttttcgcacattgcgatcgcgagCACGACATTTGTtgctatgaaaatcgcgaatacggaatatctggtacTTGGGTTCTCGAAAATTCGCGTTGttactctcgatggatggaattttctgttgccagatgttccgtgatcaagattttagtgacgtgtccgagatcgctttgtgcgttataatcaccgaacccattattaacccattttttttaaattaataccacagagacttgacaggtagttataatacaaatataagtatatgtacataaaacaagaaaaacaaacatcataaaaaaaataaaaagcaagtgtaaaatagatatgtgtagtaaaaaacaaataaattagaaattatatcgtgctatgtaGGATGTGTATAAcatataagatatatatatatatatatatatatatatatatatatatatatatatatatatatatatatatatatatatatatatatatatatatatatatatatatatatatatatatatatatatatatatatatatatatatatatatatatatatatatatataataagcaCAATGtcgttattttacaaaaaatgagTAAATTTTCAGTAACAGCTCAATACCTGTTTGGATGTAGAATAATCTGGACTAGTTAGCAAATGAATTGCGTGCAGGTGATTGATGCCAATTACCGAATATTTCAACTTTATATAGAATAGATTATCTGGAAAATTAGTCTccaatctacatattttaagtgCTAAAAATAGGTACACACAATTCTAAAAACGCATAATCtgcgatacatacatacatatgtaaatacatatatatatatgtacgtatgtatgtaattataatctTTTCTTCGTAATTtcattatgtttttgttttgcgagaaattatataaatattataaatgtggtatcttatttatttacgtatatTACAATGATCCAATCCAATCTACCCATTATAAAATTGGTATCGATTATTTTTTCGATACGATCGCATTTATAATAATCTATTTGTAAATTAtcgcataaaaaaaaacataatgaaATTGCGAATATTCCAATATAAGATTATAATTACTTATAtaagtatatgaatgtatgtatatatcgcaGATGATGCGTATTTAGAAATGTGTGTACCTATTTAGAATTTGAAATAGATTGGAGACTAATTTTCCAGATTATTCTACATCCAAAGAGGTATTGAGCTTTTTCTGAAAATTTActcattttttgtaaaataacgaCATTGTGCTTAttgataacatatgtatatatacatataaatcctGTTCGGTGATTATAACGCACAAAGCGATCTTGGAAtagtcactaaaatcttgatcatgaaacatctggcacccgaaaattccatccatcgagagtaaCTAACTCGAACTATCGAGAATTCGAGTACcacatattccgtattcgcgattttcgtagcaACAATTGTCGTGCTTGCGATCTCAATGTGCAAAATAATCCATTTTccataaatgcatacatatgcatatttttttactcAGAAATGGTGCGTGTGTCATTTTTAATTGTGGCCATGTTGGCGTCGGTGCTCGCTACAGATATAGAGCCATCTCCAATACCGCTACAATTTATTTACAACATTACTTCCCAACTGAAAATAGGAGACGAGGTTAtagtgaaaatattattaacaaatggcgttaaaaggtatttttttttcaattttataataatatcagtAATCATAAAGTGGTGCATGTACAGCTATAATGAGGTTTTAAAAAAACCACTGTAGGTTTTTCTACGCACCATTTGGTCATCGacaagatataataaaaatccaagcttaatatttaatagctctttttatataaaataaaatatataaatgtaaaaaattatattattccatAATATTCAAAGTATTGCAAGTGTATTCATGAATGGCGCGTTATTGGGTAAAATAATTAACTTGTTTTAATTTCGTTTAGCAAGTTGTTGAATTGTTTGCAattcataaaaatcataataatttttattccagaTGATAGGGATAATGGTGCAATCCCTATCgtccatataaacaatatataatatatgtatgtttgtagataatacaaatgataaaataaatataataataataatatgtaaataattcaaataattaataaatcagTCGACAAATAATTAATGGTGGTCGGTCAAGCAGTCCCATCCATCGAATAGAGACTAGTACATAAGGACAAAAATAATTGTCTGTTCACCTCTATACTGGAGTGGTAAAAACGGAAAGTTGTTAGCATATTTGATCTTACACATTATGCTTTTCTTTGTCTTTCGTTTTCTTTCGATTCTCCGTCAGcaatttgtttcaaatttatattatgtatttttttactctatctacatatatgtatgtatgtatatgcataataaaACATTGTGTCCTCacttatgtacacacataacatacatacatatatgcaatttgtaattaatgtgaaaatattaaatttcagtttcGCGATAAATCTGCTTCCTGAATTTAGAAATGATGAAGATTACAACGTAAATTACCATCATAGATTTTACCATTCagcaaactatgtacatataaatgctcGAATTAATGGCCAATGGTCAGAAAACTACGTGGACTATCAGAAAACGCCACTCACATCAGgtgcaatttcaatttaatattcaattaattactttttatattgtTCATTTCTTAATAACTATTTTTGCAGgagaatcaaatcaaattacaaTGCATATGGGGGCAGATGGCATACATTATCTAATAAACAACCAAGCAACTTTTTTTCCTCACCAAATACCCATATCagatattaaatatatcatGATTAGAGATGATCGTATTGGTGGTCAAAGTGTTGAGAGCGTTCAATCGATTTCTTTTAATTACGCCGAttaatgataatttaaaataaaattatagtattgcagttaaattttacatacatatgtgtttcatttactttttgtgtatatgtatatgtatgtatcttgtatgtacatacatacatacatattgtatattaaatgaataaacgGATTCCTACATTAGATGAGATGTTTTATTTATCATCATCCATCACAAAACAAAGATATTTTGTCGTTTTGGCAATGAAATAGGGGCAGGGACGGATCCAAGAATTTTTCATGGGGGAGGagggtagtaaaaaaaaacagtattacaattttttttttagtagaaAACTTACTTCCATTTTAGAGAAATGTGACTTTCACAAATTGCTCataacataacaaaaatatcgcatttataatatttaaatctattatattatacagcgaaagcatattttaagtgaaaatatattttcaccaattcaagcagtgaaaatgtatcaaacaatgaatttacaacataCAACAACGAATTtataaccctaacaacccaatcttaaatgaatagagcCAGCCCCAACTTAATTAACCTGACCTATCCTAACCcctaaataataccaaccctaacaatttaatattaaattaataaaaccaaccctgaaaatgtaactggttatgatttcactgacacgtcagtcaaaatatattttcactgctgttataatttgacacatatgtacatatgtatgtacatatatcatcgattttcatttttatttttttttatttatagctaTCAAGTTACGTAGTTGGTACTAAAacgtttaaatttattacatatatgttaatcaatttatttgagAATCGGTCAATTAAATCTTATATTACGTTATCTAACATaggaatatataatatgtatgtatattaacatagtatttttataaaattctatagGGCCTGGATTCACAATATTGTCGTATATTTAACTGTCGTTTTGTTTGTCTCGGAGCttgagtatttatattaaacgatCTACCCAAAGTTTTaacaattttgaaaattgttGAAGGCTAggaaacatttttttcttatccGTTTTAACGTATCAATCAGATAATTGATTAAATTTCGGGCGTATAaaacatttatgatttttttttgaaaaattttgctcaaaggtaaaaataaatgaataatggaGACAGtgcaatgaaattaaatattgatgaccaaaatgagcaatatggcaaattaTGAAAACGATTGAATAAGAGGCAaatcttttcctgaattgtaatcgtaagtgaaacgtaaaggaggtttgtaaaaaatggaATTTAGTTAGGCTATTCGTCTAAGTTCTCGCTTTGCTAGAAGCATTTATGTCCACCCATTCTGAAATTTCATCTAGAACgtctattattatgtatgtttacaaaaccgatacgacgttaattttttttaaatttttaagttgactggaaattgTACCTCCCgtcagtggcgtagccaggattttgtcaaggggggggggggggggttgacaGGAAATAGGCAagataatttatgtaatttatatttaattaatataaaatcacaacatataaaaataaagtaaatacataataaaaatatggtatgaactaaattcaaataaaataaaaataatgaataccttaaaaaagtatgaaattcacagatccaatcttcgtgtctttattgtaaacatatctaatattttttctgcactaacATATATATccctattaatatttaataaagcaagtccatttagtcgattttccgacatcgtatttcttaaatatgtttttagtcgtcgtagtgtggaaaagctccgttcgttcacttgtggctgttgtcaccggaagtgttgctagaatttttagaagtatgtaaatattggggaatattgaaggattgtaaattgcaattgcagctagtgcgtttttttgtcgattttcactagtacttatatattgccaccacatttccaactcttcagttagaatgcaaggcccacaTTATATattggttgtaaatttcccccaaagtctttatcttattttttaaaacacttgatggCTGAGAGCTTTTTCCATCGGGAACACGTAtcctctttttactttatctatgtacgtagtgactagggatcccaaatatttgtcgacttcaactattcgaatatcgaatagtaaatcaagagctattagaatattcgaaatttaaaaaaaggtgaTTACTTATGAACTaagcataaattacattatatttatatatgtaatatattacaattaaaaaaacataaaactaaaatattacacacttaaaatataagataaaaatttataaaacccttctgctgttattaaagattaataattattattaattattaacacTATTTTTGCTTAATTATTTGATTGTGGTTTCAACGGGAGTATGaacatgaattaaaattttcataatatcaatttcattcttagaaacagtattgaaattatattctttcAGTGTTATGTTTACACTTTCTTaaacttgaataaatcgtcttatcataaaTGCCATTGAATtacacctcgtttttacatccaataataatttcatttttttattttcttttttcattatgatttcttgtaaaaatgttatatttcgccggtgacttcttaaatattcgtattatttttctgatgttttctaaaatttcgtagagattactatcaatcgaaaagtgattttcttcaaacatttctgtatttaataaataaaaatccgtttcttcacatgcagacatttcatcttcctcattatcttcattttcatcacaattatccctattacatatttaattttcttcataatcgtcagcttcttcgtcatcactcttttcatattgattttgtgtatttattttataaaaaaatatatacatgaataatattcgaatagttgatgaaatattcgaataacgaatggctgaaaaatcagacgaataattcaaatactcgaatattcgaatattcgattgggatcatgcgaaaattctaatgATCGCAATAAAACTGTAATTTTTTGAgttcattggactttgtgtagcatcttgatGTAAAATGTCCTACTTTCACATCCATGCGTCATCACTGACagaacacattgatcgaagatctttgtCTTCAGGCAACGTGGCATTTTTGAAAACGGCCTTCATTCTATCTACTCTatcttaatttcatacgtctctttatttcttctttattacaaccggacatgtctattttTTGTcctagatataaataattattgactatttctACTATTTAATCATCTATTGAAAGCCCGATGGCATTCAATAGATGATTAAATTATATTCTATTGAATGCCAATTGattaaattcattcaaattcTATTGAATGCCATCAGGCTTGCAATAACTATTGatcattagtttggtcttaaaTACGTTAATTGttaatcctactttccctgtccagctgtgttagtttGTTAAAGTAAGTCAGTTGGATTGCGAGCTATTAATACTATTTCATCTGTGAACCGAAGATGAAGAAGCAATCGTTgaagtatgtataaaatttattagaatTGGAAATAAActtttgagcttttttcttATAATGTTGTGCAATATCAATTGGAGttaattctatatatgtatgtactttcatattgacaaaatgaaaaaaaaatagagaatGATCACAAGATCAGAAACTATTATTAATAGacctaagatgtattatgaatataacgtattaacaataaaaagcatttcaaaatcaaaatccacgtatgtacctacatattaaatttaaatcgtaCTTTTACTCtccaacattttatattatttggtcatataaaaaaattctctaAGACAATATGCTATTCAAAATTTAtgcattttatgtttatataaggATATTTAGTTACAAATTATAGTGGGATTATAGATATATTCTACatcgtaataattttattattcatttaacaATTTCGTATtgttatcttaatttttttcaacaatctcATAAATCACTCAACGGATTGGGCTCAAACTTTTTTACACgtaataggtacatatacatatatgtacacgtaataggtatgataaatttcatacacgtgtatgataaatttcatacattagtATTTTTGAAGATAACAgtatccaattttattgaatagtAACAAAATTCCCCGAAAAACATAATTGAATCTAATCAGCATATTCGATGATTAGATTatgattaattatataaaagcagTTCAATCGATTGTCCAAAATATTTTACAGCCAATGAGGTATtggcaattttttaaataattattttttgtaaaatttttattgttttgttatgTTGAACTGTGTTtaagctacatatatgtatttggggCCGAGCGCCGTTCACCCGTTCTTaattatgaatgaatgtgtatgTGCGACttagtatgtgtgtacgctACCGCACAGTGCATCTGACATTGatgtcacccgtcgctcggctTGACTTTGCTAGGCGCCCAATATCAGAAGCACATGTCAGACACTCAGTGCCAGGTCCCCGTTACCCCACTTTTTGCCTCAAAAGCTGGCCAAAaatcagaaattcaaatttttacaaattgagtTTATGTTGGGATCCCAAAGTAGGTAGATAAATATGATGTTATACTGTGGAGTCCATACCTGGGTTAAGCTCACGAGCCAAATGTAGTCGCAGTCGAATCCTGTCATTTGTGTGATACGcttgtttttgttcgcgacatttTGTTGCTAAATAACTTtccttgtgattattttttattacatacctcttttatgtttcacttaagATTACTAttaagataaaattttacctctaatccgatcgttttcatcctttgccatttattttattttggtcaTCAGTATAATGCTAAAAGTGTTTTTGGTGGAAAAACTTAGTATAGACGTTGAAGAacaagatatatacatatgtacatatgtatatacaccagATTGAACTAAGTTTcattccttttaaaattttattttacttgtttCAACCTGTCAACAAACCCTACTATTTTCACTTAggttttctttacttttttgtacaaattgatgtttttaaacGTATTGTTCTGTTCCATTTCCACAATCTTtgaatctgctttaggtcaacgactttagagagtctttaattaatattatgtattagatgtattataagaattgtaaataggtttttgagctctttttcctattacgctatacatattaacattatcatatatataaagacggtaatctgtgtgtgtgtgggtgtgtgtgtgtgtcctaactctcaccgaacatgatgaatcaaccagtatggggaacaaaattttttttttttcacatttttcattttttcagttttttcatttttttcattttttcagttttttcatttttttcagtttttcagtttttttcatttttttcattttttcagtttttttttttcatttttttcattttttcatttttttcattttttcagtttttcagttttttcatttttttcattttttcatttttttcattttttcagttttttcatttttttcattttttcagttttttcatttttttcattttttcagttttttcatttttttcattttttcagttttttctttttttcagttttttcatttttttcattttttcagttttttcatttttttcagttttttcattttttcagttttttcatttttttcagttttttcatttttttcattttttcagttttttcattttttcagttttttcattttttcagttttttcatttttttcattttttcagttttttcatttttttcattttttcagttttttcattttttcagtttttttcatttttttcattttttcagtttttcagtttcccagttttttcaggccccggggtgcagaaggcatcgggggcgctgggggcgccggaggcgtcggcggcgctggggccgaaggccccggagcgacggaagcgccgggggcgaaggccccggggtgccggaggcgtcggcgatacacaaaatgtaattcgtaattcgtaatcacttcgtaatttgtcattcgtaattcgtgcatcaattccttttcgaaaccacccgttgaaatcaacgggtctaaCACTAGTAAtaacataatactatgattactaacaaaattaatttaaaattgtaaaatagaaaatgatcagtagatcagtagctattaaaatagatataagatgtattgtgaacataatttagtcataataaaaagcatttaaaaatcaaaaaatcaaaatttccaCAACCTTTTCGCCAGCATTCTTATACCTACTAGTTTCGAAgcattcttaagagggctgtacacctgaaaccttaattttgttaccgttcctttcttcgatatatatattgagtgtatgtatatattgagtgaatgcgacaatatatatcaatatatatattgagtgaatgcgacagttgcgcttcgaccagataaaacgtattttaaattgacaaaatcgaggtttcgtattctactattttctcctccaaaactggaccaatttttaaaaaaatttcatcatcgatatgagaaagatactttctgtgcatctatcggcgtatttttttttaaatcgaccgttaaataagcacgctggactcgtttcgtgggtgtaaaaaagaggcgattttatagatgtttggcggctcctagctcatataaaaaataattaatcaaaaaaaataaaacgacagaCGCACCGCAatagtggatatccatagcatattaaaaaaatatttctctagtgccataattgagaaagggagaagtatagtacgtttgtatggacaaggcactgttgtccagccctcttaacgggTGTACTTAGTACaaacacacatgcatatataaaatgaaaaaaaaaatcgtatgtaAACATTGTATGGATTCAAATCTCGGGTATCTTTAAATATATCCATaatgttataatatatgtacatatgcatattgtgTTTGGATTTGAAACAACGCGATACGCACATAAGGGCTTTCACTTTCGCTTGAAATAATATCGAgtttgattaaatataatacgcCTGAGCTTTCGCATATTTACAGAGAGTTAGTGTAACGTGTATGCGCGAAACGTGTCGGTTTGAATTTACGAATATCAATTCTTTGAAGTTGATgttgttttttaatactaaatgTATTCGGATATGTTTCAGAAAGCTTACAAATTAAAAAGGTTAACGGTTTGATTGAACTCGTTACCGAGAAGCCGTAGAAAGTCACTTGTTTTTCCCAAGTGGAAATATTAAAACTTCACATTTTAACTTTAACTTAAGCATACGTATAAATTTCATTCGAGTTTTTCAATGCGATTTTTCTGTACTTTGCTTGCGAAAACTTTCTCCTCAGACGTtcgcatttatttttatgcaaaaaGTGTTTAAACTCTTTGTAAATAAAGTTGAGCACGCTGTGTGCAGATCGTTTGATATTATCAAatgtaaacaaatgaaaattagaaGAAATTTATGCACTTTTCATATCAAACTTAAATCATTAATTTAGTTTATCCAAGTGTTAACTTCTTTAGCGACGAATGAATTGAAAAATGGTTACGGAAATTTTTACCAGAGGTCGTTTAGGGGCGTTTAGATCAACACACACCCCTCCACTCTCGCTCAGCATTGCCACCCTCTGCACCCCCGCTGCCTCGTTTCCATCAACTTGTAATACTTTCCTTCTAACCCCTCACCCCCCTTCAACTGACAATAGGTTTGGAACAATTTGGAAGTTTAACTTTGACCGTGCGTGGTCaaattaaaatagttaaatattCGAACTGCATTTTACAACGTCAATCATACAAAGTCAATAACACAAAGTCAGTAAAACAAAGTCAATAATACAATGTAAGTAATACAAAGTCAATAATACAAAATCTATAATAAAAAGTCaataatacaaagtaaataataaaaagtcagtaatACAATGTCTGTAATACAAAGTCAATAATACACAGTCAATAATACAAAGGAAATAATACAAAGGCAATAATACAATGTCAGTAATACAAAGTCAATAATATAAagtcaataatataaaatctataataagtcaataatacaaagtaaataatacaaagtaaataatacAAAGGCAATAATACAATGACAATAATAAGAGGTCAATAATACAAGGTCAATAATACAAAGTCAATAATACAAAGTCAATAATAAAAAGTCAACAACAcaaagtaaataatattattagctTTGTATTAACAAAgttaataatattgttacgtacgccgtggattgagcgaattgtacttagaccaacggatatctgttatcggttaactaaatgcatgcacttacttccaaagattatatctggactctaagtgcatttaggctaaacaatgaccgttattagttatttctcagaatcggtatgggAAGACCCAatctcttggaaatacatatccgaatacgtgactatacaacaggtaaacagattaggcgtcctaagagatctaccctttataaggcggtacgtaggcgatataattcattctggacttagcagtgacactgcgtgtatctcctgaatcatcaataaatgctgtgagacgactgttggccttttacttggatcctccacccacccctacgcaacaatattaacgCATTTGCTTCTATCTCTGTTTCATATTGACCATAAATATCTCTACCATCAATATCTCAATAACCATCAATATTTCCACCTTACTTAGTCAGTACTATTGTCAATGTATTTAAGCCTTAATAATTAAGGTATCGTTAATAATAGGAATGGTCTCAAGTGTGATGTGTATGAATGCACTTCAAGTTGAAATTAATGATTTTGTACTTGATTGTACCGCCCATCCCACTATGTGAGATGATTTCCATCGCTTTACATGTGATAAGAAATGAGCAATAACGTCTACATAGATTTCAGAGTCATAGTTTTAAGACAGttgcatttttatacaaatgtcCGGAAGTTGTCAAACTGATCTTTGTAAAGATATTTTATGGGTTGAAATCAAGCGTATGAATGTGCTTTTGCTATATAACTGAGATTACCGTAGCACATGTGAATTAATTTTGCATAGTATTGTCCCTTATTTCAtatcatttttttccaaaatggtttagtcccgaattaaaaaacctaatacataaaaaaaaaagtgtgcacaaattattcaaaatttataactctacacacatatatattgaattcaaaaaactaagagctttgtgtaaactacatatatccaaatgttttaaactttatattaaaaaaacagaatcattcattgattcaaattccaaatatttttggtcatttactaaagaa
This window contains:
- the LOC143918964 gene encoding uncharacterized protein LOC143918964; amino-acid sequence: MVRVSFLIVAMLASVLATDIEPSPIPLQFIYNITSQLKIGDEVIVKILLTNGVKSFAINLLPEFRNDEDYNVNYHHRFYHSANYVHINARINGQWSENYVDYQKTPLTSGESNQITMHMGADGIHYLINNQATFFPHQIPISDIKYIMIRDDRIGGQSVESVQSISFNYAD